A genomic segment from Poecilia reticulata strain Guanapo linkage group LG3, Guppy_female_1.0+MT, whole genome shotgun sequence encodes:
- the ddx21 gene encoding nucleolar RNA helicase 2, translating into MAVAINEHSVNXPLVSCDHVSSLRLFRSFPSACXRLACVHVEGLQQGREMPSKIIFETEEETTEKDMDTVAEAETFKSSQSLHGDIPQKQRETTLKGFRNGVFEVLVATNVAARGLDIPEVDLVVQCSPPKDVESYIHRSGRTGRAGRTGVCICFYQRKEEDQLRYVENKAGITFRRVGVPTANDIIKSSSKDATRFLDSVPATAVEYFRESAEKLIKEKGAVDALAAALAHISGATSLEQRSLLNSDAGYTTMQLQCSQEXHNLGYAWRTIKEQLGEDFENHIHRMTFLKGKTGVCFDVPANKVKEIQDNWKDGRRWQLTVATELPELEEKQFPNRGDRGGFRGGRGRGFGGNGGRNGGFRSGGGGGXNNRGGHKRTFNHAFDY; encoded by the exons ATGGCAGTCGCCATTAACGAACATTCCGTGAACGYTCCACTCGTCAGCTGCGATCACGTTTCTTCGCTCCGCCTCTTCCGGTCCTTTCCATCCGCGTGCYCTAGGTTAGCCTGTGTCCACGTCGAGGGTCTCCAACAGGGAAGAGAAATGCCGTCAAAAATCATYTTTGAAACTGAAGAAGAAACCACCGAGAAAGATATGGACACCGTCGCGGAAGCTGAAACCTTCAAG AGTTCCCAGTCCCTCCATGGGGATATTccacagaaacagagagagacgaCTCTGAAAGGTTTCAGGAATGGTGTCTTTGAGGTCCTTGTTGCCACAAACGTCGCCGCCCGTGGATTAGACATYCCAGAGGTCGACTTGGTGGTCCAGTGTTCTCCGCCGAAG GATGTCGAGTCCTACATCCATCGTTCAGGGCGAACAGGACGAGCAGGCAGGACTGGCGTCTGCATCTGCTTCTACCAGAGGAAGGAAGAGGACCAGTTGCGCTACGTAGAGAACAAAGCC gGAATCACTTTCAGGCGAGTCGGTGTTCCAACTGCCAATGACATCATCAAATCATCCAGCAAAGACGCCACCAG GTTTTTGGACTCTGTTCCAGCCACAGCTGTTGAATATTTCAGGGAATCKGCAGAGAAGCTGATCAAAGAGAAGGGAGCGGTGGATGCACTCGCTGCTGCTCTGGCTCACATTTCCGGAGCCACGAGTCTGGAGCAGAGATCTTTGCTCAACTCTGACGCT ggcTACACCACGATGCAGCTGCAGTGCTCCCAGGAGATRCATAATCTGGGTTATGCCTGGAGAACCATTAAAGAGCAGCTGGGAGAGGACTTTGAAAACCACATTCACAGAATGACCTTCCTCAAAGGCAAAACG GGAGTTTGTTTCGATGTCCCAGCCAATAAAGTCAAAGAGATTCAG GATAATTGGAAAGACGGTCGCCGCTGGCAGCTGACTGTAGCCACAGAGCTCCCGGAGTTAGAGGAGAAGCAGTTCCCCAACCGTGGAGATAGAGGCGGGTTTAGAGGCGGGAGGGGGCGCGGCTTCGGTGGAAACGGAGGACGTAACGGCGGCTTCCGGAGCGGCGGAGGYGGAGGCTMCAACAACCGAGGAGGACACAAACGGACCTTCAACCATGCGTTTGATTACTGA